From Antechinus flavipes isolate AdamAnt ecotype Samford, QLD, Australia chromosome 1, AdamAnt_v2, whole genome shotgun sequence:
ttttatgttatgtactgaaaaaaaattattctgaggagATTTCTCTAGATTACCAAAGAGGtccatgaaaacttttttttaaatacctctgctttaaagaaagaagaaaacaactaaTCACTTCCttacctttttcctcttttctacaaTGAAATGATTAGAAATCAGATGTCAAATGGATAGATTCAGAAGGGTACTTGGAGACACTTAGGGAGAGAGTTAAAGGACTTTAATATATCTGCCTATGTTTACATTTAAAATGATGCTGTTGCAATATACTGACCAAGATGTTAGTGAAATGCAGTTTTTCCTTAgtaactaattttctttttctattgtgaTATACTATTGGAGAAAGCCACATACTCTAATTTAGTAATCTTTCTCTCtgaaaaaagaacattcaattcaattttctaaATCTGGCAAAGTGGGCCTGGAATAGGTTGGGAAAGAAGTCAAATTTgctgttttacataattttaaaacctGAGACTCTTGAAAGAGATTGATCCAGCTAATGACTCTTATTGGCAAAATGTAACACCATAGtcatttttttggcaatttggaGTTAGATGAGATCTTGGGGGGAAAAATAATAGTTTGTAGTGATACAGCCTAATGCCCAAGTTCTCCTAAAGGACCTAGTGGGTCAGAAAAAGTTGAGTTGTGGTATTACTGTAGACCTGATAATGATTGAATGAAGAGGAATGATGTCAGGAGAGTATAAAGGACTAGCTGACTGAGTCAGcatctgtttgttttttccttttctgtgggAGGGAAGATTGAATGATGCAAAAAGATTTTGACTGAGCTTTATGTAAGGCTTAAGTAGTGGAGGGGTGAATGATGATTTATTCACACAATAAAATTACATTGCTGTTTTCTTGTCATTGTCAATCAAATCCTGCCATTTGCTACctttgtgacctcaggcaagGCATAACCTTTTTGGCCCTCCGTTCTTCAAAATGTGggggatgaagggaggaggaagaggtgtaattggattagataacctctgagttctttccagctctaaacctaGGGTCCTCAGTGGCTCTGAGTATTCCTTTCAAGTGTTCCTTTCACAAATGTTCGtttcaaaaaataattcacacatgtggattttctttgtatttacctTATCTTTAATATAGAAATTGCTTCCACTTTTCTATGGTCATTTCTGATTAGTAGTAAGTCTATATTAGGTTACCtttcaattcaaataaataacGAGGAGTGTtgcaaatgtaaatttttaatcATTATAAAGTGTCAGGGACAGCTTAAGAAATCATATTGTTCGCTCTTGTATAGTTGTTCAGACATTCTGTCCTCCTTCGTGCAAGATTATGCTACAATTTACCAGAATAGATCTTCACATCTCTTTTATATAGTACACTCCAACTCAATCAATCATATTTTagagattttatattttcttttcattccatttttttttttttaatatccttggACTTGGAAACTAACTTTGTAGTGATTGAGAATTAGAAGTCTGAAAATCAGCCCTATATATTGTCTCCATGATAGTGAGAAGAATATTAAGTATGTTATGATGTATAAGAATTAACAATTCCTTTAATACTCTCTTAGATTATTCCACAGCTTATAACcaggcatacatacatacatatatatgtatatatatttatttattcttactCATTTTAAGAAGTTTTAGTAATATCACTGTGGCATAAGTGCCATAAGCTTTTCCTATGCAATATTTAATACAACTTgttaaaaggaaagagacaatGACAACTGAGTTTCATGAACATGTGGACCTTAGgtagttggttttgtttttttaattaaaagaaaaaaactacattCCACCATCATTCTGACACTtataattatttccttcattttaataCTTAGTGGATTTCTAGTAAATATCTGtgcttctgtttaaaaaaatcaagaatagtGAAGAATCAAGTATTTTCACAATATAATCAAGCAAAGTATAAATACTGGATTTCCAGATTCTTATTACTTCATTTAGAAAAATTCTAATTTAGAAAAGGTTTAAAATGAGTAAATTACTTCAATGACAGAGATCTCAAAATGCACACATTTTAAGGGAAAGAAACAGATAAGTTAATAATATTGTAGCTTATATTTCATTTCAGACTGTTTGAACAGTCTATTCTTTTGATCAGCATTACCTTGGCCAGAGTTTGACCATCCTGGTAAAGACACACAGGGCATGTCAAGAAAAGTACTAAGACTATTCCATTTAGAATTATTGCATCTctttttctaaggaagaaaaacatagCATTGCCCTTTCCTTGGACAGataacaaagtgctttatatccaATCAAAACTCCATTTTACCTTTTAGTCATTTCTCTACCCAGGATTATTAAAACTGGGAAGAAATGCAGAACTCAAGCTTACTGACTCAGTGCTTTGAAAGTGCTCTCAAATGCCAGCTTGTCTGACCTGCCTGAGGTTTCTGTTAGTATTGCTGTGCCAGCTCTGTTAGAACAAGTGTCTCTTGGTCAGTAAGAATAGCAGCCCCCTTCCAGTATCCATGTGAAGAGCTTCTAACAAAGTCCTTGGTAAGAAGCCACAGGATTGTGCTACGACCTGGATGTGGAAGTTCTGCAACGCTTGCACTCCACAAGCTCCTCGTAGCCTACGTCATCACCTGCTGTACTGTTGCTCGGTCATGAGAGCACCTCTGATGCCCACAGTGCAATTTTTTAATCAGTCGGCGTAGCTTACCAGGAAAATTTTTGTTGATGTAGCGGTAGAGAAGTGGCATCACAAAACTACTCGAGAAAGCTAAGAACTTTGACAAATCTTTGATGAAATGCAGTATCCTCATGTAGTGCTCATCCATGAGTTTTCCTTGTGAGACAAGGAATGTGTTCACCAGGAGAGTTAGATAGTAAGGGGTCCACAGCACAAACTGGGTACACACTGTGGCAATCAGAAGCCTGTGAACAGAAGGGTCCAGTCTTCCAGTATCATGATCCAGAGGTGTGTCCTCCTTCCGTATTCGTAAAATTAACACAAGTGCATAAAGTACAGCAATGGCAGGAACAACATATCCGATAAACACCATGATGGCATCGGCTGCCTCCTTGTTTTGCATCTTGGAGCACTCGATGAGCTTTGTGGACACATGGCTACAGATGTAGAACAGAAGAGAGGAAAAGCTTGTAAGCATTGCCCCTCCCCAAATGAATCCACAGACATGCTTAGTGTTATACACACTAGACATGTAAGTCCGGGGTAGAGCTCGCTCAATGTAGTAATCCAGGCTAAGCAAGGTGGTTGAATACATGATGACCAGAGAGGAAACATTAAACAAAATCAGCAGTGTGATATAAACTTCACTGTTAAAGCTCCAGATGGCCCACTTGGTGGTA
This genomic window contains:
- the GPR146 gene encoding probable G-protein coupled receptor 146, whose translation is MWSCDTFNGTQNSEEQLLCHDFHLILSVFSLLYLIICFPIGLCYNALLVLVNLYNKATMTMPDVYFVNIAIAGLIINAVAPIYLLGPTTTKWAIWSFNSEVYITLLILFNVSSLVIMYSTTLLSLDYYIERALPRTYMSSVYNTKHVCGFIWGGAMLTSFSSLLFYICSHVSTKLIECSKMQNKEAADAIMVFIGYVVPAIAVLYALVLILRIRKEDTPLDHDTGRLDPSVHRLLIATVCTQFVLWTPYYLTLLVNTFLVSQGKLMDEHYMRILHFIKDLSKFLAFSSSFVMPLLYRYINKNFPGKLRRLIKKLHCGHQRCSHDRATVQQVMT